The genomic stretch GAGCATATGAAGAGAATCAACCAAGTAAAAATAATTCCATTTCCTTTGTATTTCTTGTGTTTATTAGAATCAATCAAGGAATaagtatattcttttaatttccATCCTCTGCCATCAATTTGCCGCAGTTACTAGTATGCAATGACAATTTCACACTTACGAAAGAAGATATAAACAATATCGGAGGAATAAACTTTACTCGAATTTAGAATTTAAGATATTTTCAATATTCACAGAGAAACAATATATAGACAATATGCTCCCACCATTATTGTTTTTATCTATCTTTTCCCCCTATTTTTCCAGCCCAAAAGGCTATACAATTATTAGTCGCATCATTTTTTTCCCACTTTATACTTCTTTGTCCGCATGCTAAGTGCACAAACAACCGCTGTTTTAATCACATAtctaatttttcaaataaatcctatcaatataaataacaccacatatattatatatgtgGCATGAACTAAAAATCCTATCATGGCGGCCTACGGCGTCACCTCCGTCCACTGCGAGAAGCAAGTccggtcttggcgcctcctccGCTCCATGGCGGAGCTCCTCCTCCCCACATGCAACTGCATCATCACTCAAGAAAACGAGCCACAAACCAAACAATTCCGTCACAAgcgatcctcctcctcctccgcctctgGCCCCACCACCGTCTCCGGCACCCTCTACGGCCACCGCCGCGGCAAAGTCACATTGTGCATCCAAGCAAATCCGATCTCAACTTCCCCAATTCTCCTCCTCGATCTCGCCATCCCTACTAACGTCCTAGCGAAGGAAATGAAGGGCGGGTCGATCCGGTTCGCCTTCGAGTCGGGTGCGAGTGCGGGTCCCTTGTTGTCCATGCCAGCGTGGACGATGTATTGCAATGGGAGAAAATTAGGGTTTGCAGTGAAGAGGAAACCCTCGAGGGCTGACGTGGAGCTTCTAGAAAAGATGCAAAACATCGTCGACGGGGCCGGCCTCGCCGACGACGACGTGACGTACCTTCGCGGGAAATTTGAGAGATATCATGGCTCTTCGAATTCGGATTCTTTCCATTTGGTTGACCCGGATGCGGCTAGGAATGGGCAGGAGttgagtttttattttcttcGATCGTGTTGATctatttttattgtaatttatatttttttttgtttttcgatcGACCCATTTTTTGAGCCTTGCATATTTTGCATGGCTTTGGCATATGTTCATGTGGGTTGGATGATGGTGGAAATTGGAAAATCACTTTTTTTTGTTACGAATCcatatactactcctactaaATAATATCAGCAAATACTATTGATAGAACGTTACGTAAAATGCATAGCACGtaaattaatagaattaatATGCTCTTCAacaatttgttttaatttaatgGAAGTTCAGACAAATATTATGAGCAATGTCACCTAATTTGGCTTTCAACTATCCACATTTGTTTCTTTGGTAGGGTTTGAAGACCTCAAAAATTGTCAAATGTCATATTTTAATTGCCATAATTACAGAGAAAAAATTCTCTAGTCAAGGAATACCAAGGTGGAACTATTTGTTATGTATGTCTCACCCATAAACTATTTATTATACGTAGAATGTACACAAACTTtccatataataaaattataccaTTTGGTATGTtcaatcaatttttaaaaataattcattGCAACAattttataacttttttttaaaattgcaaCATATTACCACTTTTTAACTGAAATGTTGATTTAGGGTGAACGAAGTTTATTGAAAAGAAGTTGTAATTTCGAAACaagattaaaattaaatatgatgtgataaaatcaatatatgaaCTTAAACCTTAATGTGAAATCGATAATAGAATGAATGTTGTTTTCTAACAATTAACTCAATGTTAAATTTGAATTCAACACTGAAACTTGAAATCATAATACTATAACAAA from Salvia splendens isolate huo1 chromosome 15, SspV2, whole genome shotgun sequence encodes the following:
- the LOC121766853 gene encoding protein MIZU-KUSSEI 1-like; translated protein: MAAYGVTSVHCEKQVRSWRLLRSMAELLLPTCNCIITQENEPQTKQFRHKRSSSSSASGPTTVSGTLYGHRRGKVTLCIQANPISTSPILLLDLAIPTNVLAKEMKGGSIRFAFESGASAGPLLSMPAWTMYCNGRKLGFAVKRKPSRADVELLEKMQNIVDGAGLADDDVTYLRGKFERYHGSSNSDSFHLVDPDAARNGQELSFYFLRSC